The following coding sequences lie in one Sphingomonas sp. M1-B02 genomic window:
- a CDS encoding long-chain-fatty-acid--CoA ligase: MTDSETVWRTAYHHPGAWDDPLPPLSMVELFEASARAHPQAPLLDFLGRKYSYGETLAGANRVACGLKALGYGRGDRIGLFLPNVPHYVAAYYGILKLGAIVVNFSPLYSVEELAAQVEDSGVRLLFTISASALLPTALKVLDQSGLERLVVGSVAGGLPGPKSLLYRLFKRSEIAKRPVDPRILSFSKLIANDGACETVPIDPEQELALIQYTGGTTGVPKGAMLTHQNLSANARQVAKLDPDMGQAGDRIMGALPFFHVFANTCVLNRTVLTGGEIVMLPRFNAEQVLAALRRTRPSALPGVPTMYQALLDAPGMKPDDFSSLKFCICGGAPLSEQLRTTFQDLTGARLIEGYGLSESSGVVSCNPYVGLSKIGTIGQPLARTRVRLVDKEDPTRPPPSGEPGEIVVSGPQIMKGYWNRPDADAYTFVDDHWLRTGDVGTIDEEGYIRIVDRLKDMIAVGGFKVFPSQIEAVLYRHPAVKEALVLGLPDSYHGEMPHAYVTLNDDAEIGGEELARWLNPQLGKHERVRDVVVRQSLPKTMIGKLSRKDLLAEVLAA, translated from the coding sequence ATGACCGATTCCGAGACTGTCTGGCGTACCGCATACCATCATCCCGGCGCCTGGGACGACCCGCTGCCTCCGCTATCGATGGTCGAATTGTTCGAGGCGAGCGCCCGCGCGCATCCGCAGGCGCCGCTGCTCGATTTCCTGGGCCGCAAATATAGCTATGGGGAAACCCTGGCCGGCGCCAACCGGGTTGCCTGCGGGCTGAAGGCGCTGGGCTATGGCCGCGGCGACCGGATCGGGCTCTTTTTGCCTAACGTGCCGCATTATGTCGCAGCCTATTACGGCATCCTCAAGCTCGGCGCGATCGTCGTCAATTTCTCGCCTCTGTATTCGGTCGAGGAGCTTGCCGCGCAGGTCGAGGATTCGGGGGTTCGGCTGCTCTTCACGATTTCGGCCAGCGCCCTGCTGCCGACCGCGCTCAAGGTGCTCGACCAGAGCGGGCTCGAGCGGCTGGTGGTGGGATCGGTGGCGGGCGGGCTGCCGGGACCCAAGTCACTGCTCTACCGATTGTTCAAGCGGAGCGAGATCGCCAAGCGGCCCGTCGATCCCCGCATTCTCTCCTTTTCGAAACTGATCGCCAATGACGGGGCCTGCGAGACCGTGCCGATCGACCCCGAGCAGGAACTGGCGCTGATCCAATATACCGGCGGCACCACCGGCGTTCCCAAGGGTGCGATGCTCACCCACCAGAATTTGTCGGCGAATGCGCGGCAGGTGGCGAAGCTCGATCCCGACATGGGCCAGGCCGGCGATCGGATCATGGGCGCCCTCCCCTTCTTCCACGTCTTCGCCAATACCTGCGTGCTCAACCGCACCGTGCTGACCGGTGGCGAGATCGTGATGCTGCCGCGCTTCAACGCCGAGCAGGTGCTCGCGGCACTGCGCCGCACTCGCCCAAGCGCGCTGCCCGGAGTCCCGACGATGTACCAGGCGCTGCTCGATGCGCCGGGAATGAAGCCCGACGATTTCAGCTCGCTCAAATTCTGCATCTGCGGCGGCGCACCCTTGTCCGAGCAGCTGCGCACCACCTTTCAGGACCTGACCGGCGCTCGGTTGATCGAAGGCTATGGCTTGTCCGAAAGTTCGGGCGTGGTCTCGTGCAATCCCTATGTCGGGCTCAGCAAGATCGGCACGATCGGCCAGCCGCTGGCCCGTACCCGCGTACGGCTGGTCGACAAGGAGGACCCGACCCGTCCTCCGCCCTCGGGCGAGCCCGGCGAGATCGTCGTATCCGGCCCCCAGATCATGAAGGGCTATTGGAACCGGCCCGACGCCGATGCCTATACCTTCGTCGACGATCATTGGCTGCGCACCGGCGACGTCGGCACGATCGACGAGGAAGGCTATATCCGCATCGTCGACCGGCTGAAGGACATGATCGCGGTCGGCGGGTTCAAGGTCTTTCCGAGTCAGATCGAGGCGGTGCTTTATCGCCATCCGGCGGTGAAGGAGGCGCTCGTTCTGGGGCTGCCCGATTCCTATCATGGCGAAATGCCGCACGCCTATGTGACGCTGAACGACGATGCCGAGATCGGCGGCGAAGAGCTGGCCCGCTGGCTCAACCCGCAACTCGGCAAGCATGAGCGCGTCCGCGACGTGGTGGTGCGGCAGAGCCTGCCGAAGACGATGATCGGCAAGCTCAGCCGCAAGGATTTGCTGGCCGAAGTGCTGGCGGCCTAG
- a CDS encoding carbon-nitrogen hydrolase family protein, with amino-acid sequence MPRKSLAKLEVRVAVPADVPGILALIGRAYPGMETYSAGQISGQINNFPEGQFVAVFEGEVVGYCASSRIDEAVALAPHDWATITGNGFGSRHDATGDWLYGTEMAVDQRQRGLRIGKRLYEARRVLAEQLELRGIVFGGRMPGYARVKSKVEGPDDYLARVREGEFRDQVIGFQLANGFTPIGVLPKYLPSDKASDGFAAHMVWRNPYVDPSEPPAFRVPRHVESVRLATVQLQARAVKNFEEFVHNIEYFVDVAADYRSDFVVFPELFTMSLLSFEKGGLSPMEAIDRMTEHRAPIVAELSRMALRYNINIVGGSHPTRTEDGSIQNVAYVCLRDGSVHSQEKIHPTPNEAYWWKIKGGSSVDVIQTDIGPVGVLICYDSEFPELARRLVDEGARIIFVPFCTDNRQGYMRVRYCAQARAIENQCFVVLSGNVGNLPGVDNMDVQYAQSCILTPCDFPFARDGIAAEASENIETLTIADVNLADLTWARAEGTVRNLADRRFDLYRIDWKKGKPRDVAPPEARPRGTKAPGGG; translated from the coding sequence ATGCCCAGAAAGAGCCTCGCCAAGTTGGAGGTGCGGGTCGCCGTTCCCGCCGACGTCCCGGGAATCCTGGCACTGATCGGTCGCGCCTATCCGGGCATGGAAACCTATAGCGCCGGGCAGATCAGCGGCCAGATCAACAATTTCCCGGAAGGGCAGTTCGTCGCCGTGTTCGAAGGCGAAGTCGTCGGCTATTGCGCCTCGTCGCGGATCGACGAAGCGGTCGCGCTGGCGCCGCACGATTGGGCGACGATCACCGGCAACGGCTTCGGCAGCCGCCACGATGCCACCGGCGACTGGCTCTACGGCACCGAAATGGCGGTCGACCAGCGCCAGCGTGGCCTGCGCATCGGCAAGCGGCTATACGAGGCGCGCCGGGTCCTGGCCGAGCAACTCGAGTTGCGCGGGATCGTGTTCGGCGGGCGGATGCCCGGCTACGCGCGGGTGAAGTCGAAGGTCGAGGGACCCGACGACTATCTCGCCCGCGTCCGCGAAGGCGAATTTCGCGATCAGGTCATCGGCTTCCAGCTCGCCAACGGCTTCACCCCGATCGGGGTGCTTCCGAAATATCTGCCATCCGACAAGGCATCGGACGGCTTTGCCGCGCACATGGTCTGGCGCAATCCCTATGTCGATCCGAGCGAACCGCCGGCTTTCCGCGTGCCGCGCCATGTCGAGAGCGTCCGTCTCGCGACGGTCCAGCTCCAGGCGCGCGCGGTCAAGAATTTCGAGGAATTCGTCCACAATATCGAATATTTCGTCGATGTCGCCGCGGACTATCGCTCGGACTTCGTCGTCTTCCCCGAGCTTTTCACGATGTCGCTGCTCTCGTTCGAAAAAGGCGGCCTGAGCCCGATGGAAGCGATCGACCGGATGACCGAGCATCGCGCGCCGATCGTCGCCGAGCTTTCGCGGATGGCGCTGCGCTATAATATCAACATCGTCGGGGGATCGCACCCGACCCGCACCGAGGATGGCAGCATTCAGAATGTGGCCTATGTCTGCCTGCGCGACGGATCGGTCCATTCGCAGGAAAAGATCCACCCCACGCCGAACGAAGCCTATTGGTGGAAGATCAAGGGCGGAAGCTCGGTCGACGTGATCCAGACCGACATCGGACCCGTCGGCGTGCTGATCTGCTACGACAGCGAATTCCCCGAACTCGCCCGCCGGCTGGTGGACGAGGGCGCACGGATCATCTTCGTCCCCTTCTGCACCGACAATCGCCAGGGCTATATGCGGGTGCGCTACTGCGCCCAGGCGCGCGCGATCGAGAATCAATGCTTCGTCGTGCTCTCGGGCAATGTCGGCAACCTCCCCGGCGTCGATAATATGGACGTCCAATATGCCCAGTCTTGCATCCTCACGCCGTGCGATTTCCCCTTCGCGCGCGACGGCATCGCCGCCGAGGCCAGCGAGAATATCGAGACGCTGACGATCGCCGACGTGAACCTCGCGGACCTGACTTGGGCGCGGGCCGAGGGCACCGTGCGCAACCTCGCCGACCGACGCTTCGATCTCTACCGGATCGACTGGAAGAAGGGCAAACCCCGCGACGTCGCACCGCCCGAGGCTCGGCCACGGGGCACGAAGGCGCCGGGCGGCGGCTAG
- a CDS encoding NAD-dependent succinate-semialdehyde dehydrogenase, which produces MFTSINPATGEAGDRFEELDADGIELALSRAQACYQAWRNSSLDQRTRLLNAIADQWEANKQHLAETAVREMGKPIGGALAEVEKCIAGFRHYAEHGPRYLEPTEVKTPNGHAVARWLPMGPVLAIMPWNFPYWQVVRFLAPTIMAGNVALLKHASSVQGCGALMQQLAQAAGATDGLFQNLAIKSDKVSDLIADKRVVAVTLTGSEGAGAKVAAAAGRALKKVVLELGGSDPLIVMPSADLDLAAKTAVTARVQNAGQSCICAKRIIVHADIYDAFLARFEAGMKAVKIGDPMAGDTVMGPLSSEQQRDTVLEQVERAQAEGARLLFGAEKIDRPGAWMTPGILVDLDPESDVAKEEIFGPVAAVYKVADIDEAIALANDVPYGLGSAVWTRDDAEIERFARDIESGMTAVNSLLASTPEAPFGGVKLSGHGRELGPWGMHEFMNLKAVMYGGGQPGD; this is translated from the coding sequence ATGTTCACGAGCATCAATCCCGCCACCGGCGAGGCCGGCGATCGTTTCGAAGAACTGGACGCCGACGGTATCGAACTCGCACTGAGCCGCGCGCAGGCATGCTACCAGGCGTGGCGCAACAGCAGCCTCGACCAGCGCACCCGGTTGCTGAACGCGATCGCCGACCAGTGGGAGGCCAACAAGCAGCACCTCGCCGAAACCGCGGTGCGCGAGATGGGCAAGCCGATCGGCGGCGCGCTTGCCGAAGTCGAGAAATGCATCGCCGGCTTCCGCCATTATGCCGAGCATGGCCCGCGCTATCTCGAGCCCACCGAGGTGAAGACCCCCAACGGCCATGCCGTCGCGCGCTGGCTGCCGATGGGCCCGGTGCTCGCGATCATGCCCTGGAATTTTCCTTACTGGCAGGTCGTGCGCTTCCTCGCGCCGACGATCATGGCGGGCAATGTCGCGCTGCTGAAGCATGCCTCCAGCGTCCAGGGCTGCGGGGCATTGATGCAGCAATTGGCGCAGGCGGCGGGGGCGACCGACGGGCTGTTCCAGAATCTGGCGATCAAGTCCGACAAGGTTTCCGATCTCATCGCCGACAAGCGAGTCGTGGCAGTCACGCTGACGGGGAGCGAAGGCGCGGGCGCCAAGGTCGCGGCGGCGGCGGGCAGGGCGCTCAAGAAGGTCGTCCTCGAGCTCGGCGGCTCGGACCCACTGATCGTCATGCCCTCGGCCGATCTCGACCTGGCGGCGAAGACTGCGGTCACCGCCCGCGTCCAGAATGCCGGCCAGTCGTGCATCTGCGCCAAGCGGATAATCGTCCATGCCGACATCTATGATGCCTTCCTGGCCCGGTTCGAGGCCGGCATGAAGGCGGTCAAGATCGGCGATCCGATGGCCGGGGATACGGTAATGGGCCCGCTCTCCAGCGAGCAGCAACGCGATACCGTCCTCGAGCAAGTCGAGCGCGCGCAGGCCGAGGGTGCGCGGCTCCTGTTCGGCGCGGAGAAGATCGACCGGCCCGGCGCGTGGATGACCCCCGGCATCCTCGTCGATCTCGACCCGGAGAGCGACGTCGCCAAGGAAGAGATTTTCGGCCCGGTAGCCGCGGTCTACAAGGTCGCCGACATCGACGAGGCGATCGCGCTTGCCAATGACGTGCCCTACGGCCTGGGCTCGGCGGTATGGACCAGGGACGACGCCGAGATCGAACGCTTCGCCCGCGACATCGAATCGGGGATGACCGCGGTCAATTCCTTGCTCGCCTCTACGCCCGAAGCGCCGTTCGGTGGGGTAAAGCTATCCGGCCACGGGCGCGAGCTCGGGCCTTGGGGGATGCACGAATTCATGAACCTGAAGGCGGTGATGTACGGCGGCGGCCAGCCGGGAGATTGA
- a CDS encoding exodeoxyribonuclease VII small subunit yields the protein MADEADITALSFEEALKELETIVGRLESGEAKLQEAIDLYARGDELRRQCAARLDAAQARIEAIKTDAEGRPVGTAPFNAG from the coding sequence ATGGCAGACGAAGCGGACATCACGGCGCTTTCCTTCGAGGAAGCGCTGAAGGAACTCGAGACGATCGTGGGTCGGCTCGAAAGCGGAGAAGCGAAGCTGCAGGAAGCGATCGACCTCTATGCGCGCGGCGACGAGCTGCGGCGGCAATGCGCGGCGCGGCTCGACGCGGCGCAGGCGCGGATCGAGGCGATCAAGACCGACGCCGAGGGTCGCCCGGTCGGCACCGCTCCGTTCAACGCCGGCTAG
- a CDS encoding polyprenyl synthetase family protein: MSKVAHASIALQGALRQVSAEIDQRFDTLLAVPDDPRQGLYRAMRHATIGGGKRLRPLLVFATARLFGVDRDCTALVATALECIHVYSLIHDDLPAMDDDDLRRGKPTVHKAFDEATAILAGDCLHALAFEILSDESAHPDPFVRVELISALAHASGPSGMAGGQMMDLEAEKSSFDLPTVTRLQAMKTGALISCAVECGAILGRLPIEGRTGLRGYARDLGLAFQIADDILDAEGDEALAGKKLRKDGAAGKETFLSLLGLDRAREQARLLVEQAQAHLHAYGPEADLLRDIARFTLERDR, encoded by the coding sequence GTGAGCAAGGTGGCGCATGCTTCCATCGCGCTGCAGGGCGCGCTGCGGCAGGTCTCGGCGGAGATCGACCAGCGTTTCGACACCTTGCTGGCCGTGCCCGACGATCCGCGCCAGGGGCTCTATCGCGCGATGCGGCATGCGACGATCGGCGGCGGCAAGAGGCTGCGGCCGCTTCTCGTCTTCGCCACCGCGCGGCTGTTCGGAGTGGATCGCGACTGCACCGCGCTCGTGGCGACGGCGCTGGAATGCATCCACGTCTATTCGCTGATCCACGACGATCTGCCGGCGATGGACGATGACGACCTCCGCCGCGGCAAGCCGACCGTGCACAAGGCCTTCGACGAGGCGACCGCGATCCTGGCGGGCGATTGCCTCCACGCGCTCGCTTTCGAAATCTTGTCCGACGAAAGCGCGCATCCCGATCCCTTCGTCCGGGTCGAGCTGATCTCGGCGCTTGCCCACGCCTCGGGCCCCTCGGGGATGGCCGGCGGCCAGATGATGGACCTGGAGGCGGAAAAATCGAGCTTCGACTTGCCGACGGTCACCCGGCTGCAGGCGATGAAGACGGGGGCGCTGATCAGCTGCGCGGTGGAATGCGGCGCGATCCTGGGGCGGCTTCCGATCGAAGGGCGCACGGGCCTGCGCGGCTATGCCCGCGATCTCGGCCTCGCCTTCCAGATCGCCGACGATATCCTGGACGCCGAGGGCGACGAGGCGCTGGCCGGCAAGAAACTGCGCAAGGACGGCGCCGCGGGGAAGGAGACCTTCCTCTCGCTGCTCGGGCTGGATCGCGCGCGCGAGCAGGCCCGGCTGCTGGTGGAACAGGCACAGGCGCATCTCCACGCTTATGGGCCCGAGGCCGACCTGTTGCGCGATATCGCGCGCTTCACGCTGGAACGGGATCGATAG